In a single window of the Acidobacteriota bacterium genome:
- a CDS encoding 4Fe-4S binding protein, whose product MAKSGCDPNNKKVRKDLPVLNVSGKAEIAHSRTSRWRAFALILVNLLMVAHIIQWWLMGTTISPIEPSESMFTLRDGFVNAGFIFFTLAILATVIFGRFVCGWGCHVIALQDLCAWMLKKIGLKPRPFRSRLLMYVPLIAALYMFVWPTVSRALTKAPNEPLIPQFTNHIITTDFWATFPPVAVAIPFLFICGFVTVYFLGSKGFCTYGCPYGGFFAVADKLAPGRIRVTDACNECGHCTATCTSNVKVHAEVKQYGMVVDAGCMKCMDCVSVCPNDALYWGWGKPSVAVEKKAAADHPLTWTDEIIVAASFVLSYFAVWNVYQLVPMLMAIGIAIVTAFLVYKTLRLVSSPDAAFYHFALRSSGRSTAYGLIFLAFSVVWLGLNIHSGYVRYHEYRGNQAFESLTIPDELALAEADPRQWIEDETAEAIRGGIGNYSRAAGAGLFTNVDALPKYAWLEYLNGEPGKALELLGNAAERQSGEGKAISLYYSGAIRNRLGRFEEAKANLNAALAERPDLILAREELGETLWQMGERDEAYKMWLDAVLGNQNLVISNNFLAGASAVMGKSDGSAYERRAEQATPRDALFNWVVGLRLKNLGMNELADKHFRRAAMIDSSFRQRIEQLKQSPQ is encoded by the coding sequence ATGGCGAAAAGCGGCTGCGACCCGAACAATAAAAAAGTGCGTAAAGATCTTCCGGTCCTTAACGTGTCCGGTAAGGCTGAGATAGCGCATTCGCGGACGAGCCGATGGCGTGCGTTCGCCCTGATCCTTGTAAACCTGCTGATGGTGGCACACATCATCCAATGGTGGCTGATGGGCACGACCATTTCGCCGATCGAGCCGTCGGAATCGATGTTCACGCTCCGCGACGGCTTTGTGAACGCGGGCTTTATTTTCTTTACGCTGGCGATCTTAGCGACCGTCATCTTTGGGCGGTTCGTTTGCGGCTGGGGCTGCCACGTGATCGCGCTTCAGGACCTGTGCGCATGGATGCTGAAGAAAATAGGGCTGAAACCGCGGCCATTTCGCTCACGCCTGCTCATGTATGTCCCGCTTATAGCGGCGTTGTACATGTTCGTTTGGCCCACGGTCTCGCGGGCACTGACAAAGGCCCCAAATGAACCGCTGATCCCGCAGTTCACTAATCACATAATAACTACGGATTTTTGGGCGACCTTCCCGCCGGTAGCGGTCGCGATACCTTTCCTTTTTATATGCGGCTTTGTGACCGTTTATTTTCTTGGCTCTAAAGGTTTTTGCACGTACGGCTGCCCGTACGGAGGCTTTTTTGCGGTCGCCGACAAACTTGCTCCCGGCCGCATACGCGTGACCGATGCCTGCAACGAATGCGGCCACTGCACCGCGACGTGCACATCAAACGTCAAGGTCCACGCCGAAGTCAAACAATACGGCATGGTCGTAGATGCGGGCTGCATGAAATGCATGGACTGCGTTTCCGTCTGTCCGAATGACGCGTTGTATTGGGGCTGGGGCAAGCCGTCCGTTGCGGTCGAAAAGAAGGCCGCCGCAGATCATCCGCTGACGTGGACGGACGAGATCATCGTCGCCGCGTCGTTCGTTTTGAGTTATTTTGCCGTCTGGAACGTCTATCAACTAGTACCGATGCTGATGGCGATAGGCATCGCGATCGTGACGGCGTTCCTGGTTTACAAAACGCTGCGGTTGGTCAGTTCGCCCGACGCCGCGTTCTATCATTTCGCACTTCGCTCATCCGGCAGATCTACGGCGTATGGGTTGATATTTCTGGCATTTTCGGTGGTTTGGCTCGGCCTGAACATTCACAGCGGCTACGTCCGATATCACGAATACCGCGGAAATCAGGCGTTCGAATCGCTCACTATTCCGGACGAACTTGCACTCGCCGAAGCCGATCCGCGGCAATGGATAGAGGACGAAACGGCCGAGGCCATTCGCGGCGGCATCGGCAATTATTCGCGAGCAGCAGGTGCGGGGCTTTTCACGAACGTGGACGCTCTGCCCAAGTACGCATGGCTGGAATATCTCAACGGCGAGCCCGGTAAAGCATTGGAACTGCTAGGCAACGCCGCAGAACGCCAATCGGGCGAAGGGAAGGCGATCAGCCTTTATTACAGCGGTGCTATACGCAATCGGCTGGGACGTTTTGAAGAAGCAAAGGCGAACCTGAACGCCGCTCTCGCGGAACGTCCTGACCTTATCCTGGCTCGCGAAGAGCTCGGCGAAACGCTGTGGCAAATGGGCGAACGCGATGAAGCCTACAAGATGTGGCTCGACGCAGTACTCGGAAATCAGAACCTAGTGATATCGAATAATTTCCTCGCCGGAGCGTCAGCCGTCATGGGCAAGTCTGACGGCTCGGCATATGAACGCCGTGCAGAACAGGCAACGCCCCGCGATGCCCTGTTCAATTGGGTCGTCGGCCTGCGGCTGAAGAATCTGGGAATGAACGAACTCGCAGACAAGCATTTCAGGCGTGCGGCGATGATAGATTCGAGTTTCAGGCAGCGAATTGAGCAATTGAAACAAAGTCCGCAGTAA
- a CDS encoding asparaginase codes for MPSQVIANVIRGETVESVHRGHVIVLGGDGEVMFSLGDPKTVTYFRSAAKPLQALPFVASGAADEFGFSEEEIALACASHSGEQRHVRVAELMLERIGLTEAHLRCGAHLPFYEKEAERMQRANEYPTQLHNNCSGKHAAMLATAKFTGAEIADYDSVENPVQQEILRVISVFAELPEDKIAIGIDGCAAPNFSMPLAAMAKSFLNLISPPDGIDTKYREAASRVVSAMKNNPELVGGTDRLDSMLMHAAEGRIISKVGAEGVWLCGVLPSDKHPNSLAIALKVEDGDDRRARPVTAVALLKHLGVLSSDALAELSPMPIKNRRGDVVGRVVSMATVTVDKKQR; via the coding sequence ATGCCTTCACAGGTCATTGCAAATGTCATTCGCGGCGAGACGGTCGAATCCGTCCACCGCGGCCACGTCATCGTCCTCGGCGGCGACGGCGAGGTGATGTTCTCGCTCGGCGATCCAAAGACCGTCACCTATTTCCGGTCGGCCGCCAAACCGCTGCAGGCACTTCCATTTGTCGCAAGCGGTGCGGCTGATGAATTCGGGTTTTCAGAAGAAGAGATCGCGTTGGCGTGTGCATCGCATTCCGGCGAACAGCGGCACGTTCGCGTTGCTGAATTGATGCTCGAGCGTATCGGCCTGACCGAAGCTCACCTTCGCTGCGGCGCTCATTTGCCGTTCTATGAAAAAGAGGCCGAGCGAATGCAGCGTGCGAACGAGTATCCGACGCAGCTTCACAACAACTGCTCAGGCAAACATGCCGCGATGCTGGCGACCGCAAAATTCACCGGGGCAGAGATCGCGGACTACGATTCGGTCGAAAATCCGGTGCAGCAGGAGATATTGCGAGTTATCTCCGTCTTTGCGGAATTGCCTGAGGACAAGATCGCCATAGGCATCGACGGCTGTGCGGCGCCGAATTTTTCGATGCCGCTTGCCGCGATGGCGAAGAGCTTTCTGAATCTCATTTCGCCGCCCGACGGCATCGATACGAAATATCGTGAAGCCGCATCGCGGGTCGTGTCCGCAATGAAAAACAATCCCGAGCTTGTCGGCGGTACTGATCGGCTCGATTCGATGCTGATGCATGCCGCCGAAGGACGCATCATTTCAAAGGTTGGTGCCGAAGGCGTATGGCTTTGCGGCGTTCTGCCAAGCGATAAGCATCCGAATAGCCTCGCCATCGCCCTTAAGGTCGAGGACGGCGACGACCGCCGAGCCCGGCCCGTCACCGCGGTTGCGTTGCTAAAACACCTTGGCGTACTTTCGTCTGACGCACTTGCCGAACTTTCGCCAATGCCGATCAAGAACCGCCGCGGCGACGTGGTCGGCCGCGTCG
- a CDS encoding peptidase M14: MRRLLFFFLAAMVSLLNVSAQTPEDIAADWEAARISTVFPSDTRHSDVKRYLDELRKLGIKVEQVGLSNANREIYQMEWGTGPLKVFMWSQMHGDEPTATPALMDLFAFLQKNGARSDVKLISEKMTIRAVPMLNPDGAELFIRRNLQGIDINRDALNLATPEARILKRLRDDWNPAIGFNLHNQQELTAAGNVPRQAAISFLVVYGDPDKTTSPGQERNLRLASAMTRALQRFIPGHIGRYSDEWTPTAFGDNFSAWGTPTILIETGGLHGRDEMFLVKMNFVAFITALNALATGSEANESTTPYLALPLNGSGILAHVIFRNAIVVNAGKPTNGESVIVAIRQRRRASFAQAFLITSVARDTRLVGLSEYNAAGYYIVQRFGRLRESELAEFYFYKMGRVIDWTSPDLEKEFPPDAVFSGGKFIKGSLPAIR; this comes from the coding sequence ATGCGGCGGTTATTATTTTTCTTCCTCGCGGCTATGGTGTCTTTACTGAACGTGTCGGCGCAGACGCCCGAGGATATCGCGGCGGACTGGGAAGCCGCCCGAATTTCTACCGTTTTCCCGTCGGACACGCGTCATTCAGATGTGAAGCGCTATCTGGACGAACTTCGAAAACTCGGAATAAAGGTCGAACAGGTCGGACTGTCGAACGCCAACCGCGAGATCTATCAGATGGAGTGGGGCACCGGCCCGCTGAAGGTCTTTATGTGGTCGCAGATGCACGGCGATGAGCCGACAGCGACGCCCGCCCTGATGGACCTCTTCGCGTTTCTGCAAAAGAATGGCGCCCGTTCGGACGTCAAGCTCATTTCCGAGAAAATGACCATCCGGGCCGTTCCGATGCTCAATCCTGACGGAGCAGAGTTGTTCATTCGGCGCAATCTTCAGGGCATCGATATCAACCGCGATGCACTGAACCTCGCCACGCCGGAGGCAAGGATATTGAAACGTCTGCGTGACGACTGGAACCCCGCGATCGGCTTTAACCTGCACAACCAGCAGGAACTTACCGCCGCCGGAAATGTACCGCGTCAGGCTGCGATATCGTTCCTGGTGGTTTACGGCGATCCCGACAAGACAACGAGCCCAGGCCAGGAACGCAATCTTCGTCTCGCATCGGCCATGACGCGTGCTCTTCAGCGTTTTATTCCGGGCCACATCGGCCGCTATTCCGACGAATGGACGCCGACGGCTTTCGGCGACAACTTTTCAGCGTGGGGAACGCCGACGATATTGATAGAGACAGGCGGACTTCACGGCCGTGATGAGATGTTCTTGGTTAAAATGAATTTCGTTGCGTTCATTACCGCTCTCAACGCCCTCGCCACCGGCAGCGAAGCGAACGAAAGCACGACGCCGTATCTTGCCTTGCCGCTTAACGGCTCCGGAATTCTGGCGCACGTCATATTCCGCAATGCTATTGTCGTTAACGCCGGCAAACCTACGAACGGCGAGTCCGTTATCGTCGCTATTCGTCAGAGGCGGCGTGCAAGCTTTGCACAGGCGTTTCTTATCACATCGGTCGCACGCGATACTCGGCTCGTCGGACTCAGCGAATATAACGCCGCAGGCTATTACATCGTCCAGCGTTTCGGGCGGCTCCGCGAAAGCGAACTTGCCGAATTCTATTTCTACAAAATGGGCCGTGTTATTGATTGGACATCTCCCGATCTGGAGAAGGAATTTCCGCCCGATGCGGTATTTTCCGGCGGCAAATTCATTAAAGGAAGCCTGCCCGCCATCAGATGA
- a CDS encoding glycosyltransferase family 4 protein: MLRYNLTCVRILQISSATSFGGGERHFVELCRGLDALGHEVYVALRPSCEWTARLDFLPADRFLYVSIRNSFGMISAKKIARFASQHSIDIIHAHLGRDYITASIAARTVQNIKLVLTRHVMFPMKSYHRIALSNVDAAIGVSPAVTERLRMTFRYDRVHTISNGVAFGGLSGNENIGAEFRELHSIPNDAVMITTLGELKLQKGQRDFVLAANEIAKRHPECFFVMAGEDNSLDKRFRRELKRIVRVFGLDERFLWLGWLDDIAPLMSASDIFVSPSHSESFGLAILDAMAAARAVVATETDGAKELLGGITELARIRDPIDLAAKIDPLIGDAEKRASLGRELRVSAVERFGIEKMIAATDKLYRDLVK, translated from the coding sequence ATGTTGAGATATAATCTCACTTGCGTGCGGATACTCCAGATCTCATCTGCAACCTCTTTCGGCGGCGGCGAACGCCATTTCGTCGAGCTGTGCCGCGGGCTTGACGCTCTCGGCCACGAGGTTTATGTTGCTCTTCGTCCTTCCTGCGAATGGACCGCGAGGCTCGATTTTCTGCCTGCAGACCGTTTTCTTTACGTATCGATCCGCAATTCTTTCGGGATGATCTCCGCGAAAAAGATCGCCCGCTTTGCGTCGCAGCATTCCATCGACATCATCCATGCGCATCTCGGCCGCGACTACATAACGGCGAGCATCGCCGCCCGTACGGTGCAAAATATCAAGCTCGTCCTGACGCGGCATGTGATGTTTCCGATGAAATCCTATCACCGCATCGCTCTGTCCAATGTAGATGCCGCGATAGGCGTTTCACCTGCCGTGACGGAAAGGCTGAGGATGACGTTCCGCTACGACCGCGTTCACACCATCTCGAACGGCGTAGCCTTTGGCGGCCTGTCCGGCAATGAGAACATCGGCGCCGAATTTCGCGAACTTCATTCCATCCCGAACGACGCTGTCATGATTACGACGCTCGGTGAGCTAAAGCTGCAAAAGGGCCAACGCGACTTTGTCCTGGCGGCGAACGAGATCGCGAAACGTCATCCTGAATGTTTTTTTGTGATGGCGGGCGAGGATAATTCGCTGGACAAACGTTTTCGCCGCGAACTGAAACGCATTGTCCGCGTTTTCGGCCTCGACGAACGCTTCCTGTGGCTGGGCTGGCTCGACGACATCGCCCCGCTGATGTCGGCGTCGGATATTTTTGTTTCGCCTTCGCATTCTGAGAGTTTCGGGCTCGCTATTCTCGACGCGATGGCGGCCGCCCGTGCTGTCGTCGCCACTGAGACCGACGGAGCAAAAGAACTCCTCGGCGGCATCACCGAGCTTGCACGCATACGCGACCCCATCGACCTTGCCGCAAAGATCGATCCGCTTATCGGCGACGCCGAAAAACGGGCATCTTTGGGCCGCGAACTGCGCGTCTCAGCGGTCGAGCGTTTCGGCATCGAAAAGATGATAGCCGCGACCGACAAGCTGTATCGAGATCTCGTAAAATGA
- a CDS encoding TonB-dependent receptor translates to MKNKFSIPSVLALFAALILTASISAQVTTSEIVGRITDAQGQPLGGVIVEATHEPSGTVYTTTTNDSGRYALPGLRVGGPYTVKVSQAGFNEQVRTDLRLGLGTAATVNFSLSTAISEEVTVTSDGIFSEVRTGASTGVVGAVVETLPTINRRLNDFTRLTPQASGGGTFAGQDNRLNNITIDGSYFNNSFGLAGQPGERTNVSPISLDAIEEFQINVAPYDVRQGNFVGAGVNTITRSGTNQYNGSVYYLFRKPSLVGKKAGANAFDPGNFDFKNYGFRVGGPMPFFNFGENDGPMFISGKNRLFFFLSYEKEELTEPGTTFVARNAGQTIGGNTTRVLASDLDGLSNYLRTNFGYETGPYQGYSHLTPAEKWLGRVDYNLNSRNRITGRYIRLDSSTDVLLSNSSSLGFGTRRSNLNGLNFQNSNYQILENIRSWVGEWTSTFSSRMANSLIVGYTTQDESRASRGSFFPMVDILEGGSVYTTFGFEPFTPNNELRYNSFQVQDNFTFYTGKHTITAGLSFEKYESENVFFPGSQSAYVYNSLQDFYTDANDYLANPNRVTSPVTLRRFQVRWSNIPGLDKPVQPLEVKYWGFYGQDSWKLADNFTLSFGVRADIPFFGETGFVNPQANGLTFRDENGAAVQYRTEQLPDASILWSPRAGFNWNPMSSGRVQVRGGTGIFTARPAYVWISNQIGNNGILTGFEQLDNTVLRPWNPNPDRYKPLTVTGAPAASYELALTQPNFKFPQIWRSSLAADVKIPLGLVAGVEYMHSKDVNGIYYINANLAAPNSAFTGVDNRPRWIGSNRINSNITSAVVLKNQNVGKTWNIAATLERPWANGLYVKGAYAYGDSENTVDPGSIAFGSWNNNQHAGNPNLPGLGRSFAYQGHRIFGTFTYRKEYFKFGATTVSMFWERSRGGIGSYTFSGDLNGDGGTSNDLVYIHNSISEMNFQQYTSSGTTFTAAQQAAAWDAFISQDPYLSKNRGKYARRGGAYLPFRTRADFSIAQDLFFKVKGSTQKFQVRADILNFGNFLNKNWGVGKAFNSLTPLISQGADANGAALYRFRNSGPNLIQGSYISTANSGDVYRIQIGIRYIFNK, encoded by the coding sequence ATGAAAAATAAATTTTCGATACCTTCGGTTTTGGCCCTGTTCGCCGCACTGATCCTTACGGCATCAATTTCGGCACAGGTGACCACATCCGAGATCGTCGGACGCATCACGGACGCACAGGGCCAACCGCTCGGCGGCGTGATCGTCGAGGCGACTCATGAACCGTCAGGCACTGTCTACACGACGACGACGAATGATTCCGGACGCTATGCGTTGCCGGGGCTTCGCGTCGGCGGCCCGTACACGGTTAAGGTAAGCCAGGCGGGCTTTAATGAGCAGGTCCGCACGGACTTGCGCCTTGGCCTGGGAACCGCAGCGACGGTCAATTTTAGCCTTAGCACGGCCATCTCAGAAGAGGTCACCGTGACCAGCGACGGCATCTTCAGTGAGGTCAGGACCGGTGCTTCGACCGGTGTGGTAGGCGCCGTTGTAGAAACGCTGCCGACCATCAACCGACGCCTGAACGACTTTACGCGTCTCACACCGCAGGCCAGCGGCGGCGGAACCTTTGCAGGGCAGGACAATCGCCTGAACAACATCACCATCGACGGTTCATATTTCAACAACTCGTTCGGCTTGGCGGGCCAGCCCGGTGAACGTACTAACGTTTCGCCGATCTCGCTGGACGCGATCGAAGAATTTCAGATCAACGTTGCTCCGTATGACGTTCGTCAGGGCAACTTCGTCGGTGCGGGCGTGAACACCATCACCCGCAGCGGTACGAACCAGTACAACGGCTCGGTCTATTACCTTTTCCGTAAGCCAAGCCTCGTCGGTAAAAAAGCAGGTGCTAATGCTTTTGATCCCGGCAATTTTGACTTTAAAAACTACGGTTTCCGCGTAGGCGGCCCAATGCCGTTCTTTAACTTTGGCGAAAACGATGGGCCGATGTTTATCTCCGGCAAGAATAGACTGTTCTTCTTCCTGAGCTATGAAAAGGAAGAATTGACCGAGCCCGGCACGACATTTGTCGCTCGCAATGCGGGTCAGACCATCGGCGGAAACACGACACGTGTTCTTGCCTCGGATTTGGACGGTCTCAGCAACTATCTACGCACGAATTTCGGATACGAAACCGGCCCGTATCAGGGATACAGCCACCTCACGCCCGCCGAAAAATGGCTCGGCCGCGTTGACTACAACCTCAACTCGAGGAACCGTATCACGGGCCGCTACATTCGACTTGACTCAAGCACCGACGTTCTGCTCTCCAATTCGTCGTCGCTTGGATTTGGTACCCGCAGATCGAATTTGAATGGCCTCAACTTCCAGAATTCCAACTATCAGATCCTTGAGAATATCCGCTCATGGGTTGGCGAGTGGACCTCCACGTTCAGCAGCCGTATGGCTAACAGCCTCATCGTCGGTTACACGACTCAGGATGAAAGCCGTGCTTCACGCGGGAGCTTTTTCCCGATGGTCGATATTCTCGAAGGCGGCTCGGTTTACACCACCTTCGGTTTTGAACCCTTCACGCCGAATAACGAACTACGGTACAACTCGTTCCAGGTTCAGGACAACTTTACGTTCTATACCGGCAAGCACACCATCACGGCGGGTTTGAGCTTTGAAAAGTACGAATCCGAGAACGTCTTCTTCCCGGGATCGCAGAGTGCATATGTTTACAATTCGCTCCAGGATTTCTATACGGACGCGAATGATTACCTTGCAAATCCGAACCGCGTTACCTCGCCGGTAACTCTTCGCCGATTTCAGGTAAGATGGTCGAATATCCCGGGCCTCGATAAACCTGTACAGCCGCTCGAGGTCAAATACTGGGGCTTCTACGGCCAGGACTCTTGGAAGCTCGCTGATAACTTTACACTTTCGTTCGGCGTCAGGGCAGACATTCCTTTCTTCGGAGAAACGGGCTTTGTTAACCCGCAAGCAAACGGCCTTACATTCCGTGATGAGAACGGTGCTGCTGTTCAATATAGGACCGAGCAGCTTCCGGACGCCAGTATCCTGTGGTCGCCGAGAGCCGGTTTCAACTGGAATCCGATGAGCAGCGGGCGGGTTCAGGTTCGCGGCGGTACCGGCATCTTTACCGCACGGCCGGCATACGTATGGATCTCAAACCAGATCGGCAACAATGGTATCCTCACGGGTTTTGAACAGCTCGATAACACGGTCCTCAGGCCGTGGAACCCGAATCCGGACCGCTACAAGCCGTTGACCGTTACCGGTGCTCCCGCGGCTTCGTATGAATTGGCACTCACTCAGCCAAACTTCAAATTCCCGCAGATCTGGCGTTCCAGCCTAGCGGCGGATGTGAAGATACCGCTCGGCCTCGTTGCAGGCGTTGAATATATGCATTCGAAGGACGTTAATGGCATCTACTACATAAATGCCAATCTGGCGGCTCCCAATAGTGCGTTCACGGGCGTTGACAATCGTCCACGCTGGATCGGCTCAAATCGTATCAACAGTAATATCACCAGCGCCGTAGTTCTGAAAAATCAGAACGTCGGCAAAACGTGGAATATCGCTGCTACGCTCGAACGTCCCTGGGCAAATGGACTTTACGTCAAGGGTGCATACGCCTATGGCGACTCCGAGAACACCGTCGATCCGGGCTCGATCGCATTTGGTTCATGGAACAACAACCAGCATGCAGGCAACCCGAATCTTCCGGGCCTCGGCCGCAGCTTTGCTTATCAGGGACACCGTATATTTGGTACCTTCACCTATCGCAAGGAATACTTCAAATTCGGAGCCACGACCGTTTCAATGTTCTGGGAAAGAAGCCGCGGCGGAATAGGCAGCTATACATTCAGCGGCGACCTGAACGGCGACGGCGGAACGAGCAACGATCTTGTCTACATCCACAACAGCATTTCCGAGATGAACTTCCAGCAGTACACTTCCAGCGGAACGACCTTTACGGCCGCTCAGCAGGCCGCTGCATGGGATGCGTTCATCAGTCAAGATCCTTACCTCAGCAAGAATCGCGGCAAATATGCTCGTCGCGGCGGTGCCTATCTGCCGTTCCGGACGCGCGCGGATTTTAGCATTGCTCAGGATCTGTTCTTTAAGGTAAAGGGCAGCACTCAGAAATTCCAGGTTCGTGCCGATATTCTGAATTTCGGCAACTTCCTGAACAAAAATTGGGGTGTTGGCAAGGCGTTCAATTCGCTGACCCCGCTCATCTCGCAGGGTGCTGATGCCAATGGAGCGGCTCTTTACCGGTTTCGCAATAGTGGACCAAATCTGATCCAGGGCTCGTATATCTCGACCGCAAACTCAGGTGACGTATATCGTATTCAGATCGGTATTCGCTATATCTTCAATAAGTAA
- the recN gene encoding DNA repair protein RecN has product MLRLLQIRNIALIDELVVEFGPGLNMLTGETGSGKSIIVDSLGALTGGRVTADIIKQGSETASIEGAFNVSDDAPLFQLLAESGVDAETGDEIIIRRELSAAGRNRIFLNGQLITQNLLRRVGMFLVDIHGQGEQADIYDASRHLDMLDAYAGTAEFIGKVAAAYSEYAAVEAELADLRRDDAEKLQMLDVLRFQADEISRAELRKGEEDELEAEKRRLLNVEKLTTLSSEALSLLYEDDASASSAIERARRNVEELASFEDRFAGYLEGLETARSVIDDLASELRGMATHLEFSPERLEEIETRLAEISRLKRKYGGSVEAVLEHFDVIKIRLEGFDNSDLRERELNLRLETLRAEYDAAAAELSRERKKAAKKLEADVVKALADVALEKARFEVRFDENDVEFRSAKGTDRVEFYFSANPGEAVRPLVRVASGGEASRLMLTLKTVIGASKRAKTAVFDEVDSGIGGRVAEAVGRKLRSLSASAQVLCVTHQPQIASLADRHFVVEKEVKSGSTSIGVRSLSPEEQVEEIARMLAGERVTDEARENAKAMLASAK; this is encoded by the coding sequence ATGTTGAGACTGCTGCAGATACGCAATATCGCACTGATCGACGAGCTCGTTGTTGAGTTCGGGCCCGGGCTAAATATGCTCACGGGCGAGACAGGCTCAGGAAAGTCGATCATTGTTGATTCGTTGGGTGCATTGACCGGCGGACGAGTAACTGCGGACATCATCAAGCAGGGAAGCGAAACCGCCTCGATCGAAGGTGCGTTCAACGTGAGCGATGATGCGCCGTTGTTTCAATTGCTCGCCGAAAGCGGCGTCGATGCCGAGACCGGCGACGAGATCATCATCCGCCGCGAACTTTCGGCCGCCGGGCGAAACCGCATCTTTCTCAACGGCCAATTGATCACCCAAAACCTGCTCCGTCGCGTCGGCATGTTTCTCGTCGATATTCACGGCCAGGGCGAGCAGGCAGACATCTACGACGCCTCGCGGCATCTGGATATGCTCGATGCATACGCCGGTACGGCCGAATTCATAGGCAAAGTCGCGGCCGCCTATTCCGAATATGCTGCCGTTGAGGCCGAACTCGCAGATCTTCGCCGCGACGACGCCGAAAAACTGCAGATGCTCGACGTTCTGCGTTTTCAGGCGGACGAGATCTCGCGTGCCGAACTTCGCAAAGGCGAGGAAGATGAACTCGAAGCGGAGAAGCGTCGTCTTCTGAACGTCGAAAAACTGACCACGCTCAGCAGCGAGGCGCTTTCGCTGCTCTACGAGGACGACGCTTCGGCAAGCTCCGCGATCGAGCGTGCACGCCGAAATGTCGAGGAACTTGCATCGTTCGAAGACCGTTTCGCGGGCTATCTCGAAGGCCTCGAGACGGCTCGTTCGGTGATCGACGACCTCGCGTCGGAGCTTCGCGGCATGGCGACGCATCTCGAATTTTCGCCCGAACGCCTCGAAGAGATCGAGACGCGGCTCGCCGAAATATCGCGGCTAAAACGAAAATACGGCGGGTCGGTCGAGGCCGTGCTCGAACATTTCGACGTCATCAAGATCCGTCTTGAAGGCTTCGACAATTCGGATCTTCGCGAGCGGGAACTCAACCTCCGGCTCGAGACGCTGCGTGCGGAGTATGACGCGGCTGCCGCCGAACTCAGCCGCGAACGGAAAAAGGCCGCAAAGAAACTGGAGGCCGATGTCGTAAAGGCACTCGCCGATGTCGCACTCGAAAAGGCGCGTTTCGAGGTGCGTTTTGACGAAAATGACGTCGAGTTTCGTTCGGCGAAAGGCACGGACCGCGTCGAATTCTACTTTTCCGCGAATCCCGGCGAGGCCGTGCGACCGCTCGTCAGGGTCGCGTCCGGCGGCGAAGCGTCGCGTCTGATGCTGACGCTGAAAACCGTCATCGGTGCGTCGAAACGTGCCAAAACGGCCGTTTTTGACGAGGTCGATTCGGGTATTGGCGGACGAGTTGCTGAGGCCGTTGGGAGAAAGCTGCGTTCGCTGTCCGCGTCGGCACAGGTGCTGTGCGTGACGCATCAGCCGCAGATCGCATCACTCGCTGACCGGCATTTCGTTGTCGAAAAAGAGGTCAAATCCGGCAGCACGAGTATCGGTGTTCGATCCCTTTCACCGGAAGAACAAGTTGAAGAGATCGCACGCATGCTCGCCGGCGAACGCGTGACAGACGAAGCACGCGAAAACGCCAAGGCAATGCTCGCGTCTGCAAAATAA